Genomic segment of Eremothecium sinecaudum strain ATCC 58844 chromosome VIII, complete sequence:
TATCTGCATTTTACTTTGATATTGCCAAGGACAGTTTATACTCCGACTCCTTGACTAGTATAAAACGGCGCCAGATACAAACGACCTTTTTCCATATACTAGAAGTATATCGTACCATACTTGGCCCCATAATTCCTATCATGATCCAGGAAGTCTTTAATCATCTTCCAACTGGATGGCTACAAAACTCTATTTACTCCCAAAAGCCCATTGACTACTGTCCTATGACCAGATCCTACTCAGGCGTCGATTTTTCTAATCATGAATCCATAGTATCAGAGTTCCAAAACAAGTTACTTGTGCTTCAAAGCTTCAAAAAAGCCTTTGGTGCACTTTCAGATGTAACCAAACCTGGGCAAGTTAAAACTACCCTATACTGTAACCAAGGTGAGCAATTTGATCCAGAAGAGCTAGCAGATTTAACACAGTCAGGTGAGTTCAATATTATACAAGGTGAGGCGTCATTATCAGCCAATGGTATTTTGGATGTGATAACCCTAAACGATGGGAACAAAATTAGCTTACTGGTAGAAGCAAGTGCAAAATCCAGCTGTCCAAGATGCTGGAAGCATAATTCGGAATCCGAAGGTCAGCTATGCAGACGTTGTTACGCCGTAGTCAATCCTGGAACTTAGAATATTTCTGGTGAATGCAGCCTCTCTCCCTGAACATGTCATTGTTAAAAATTAACtctaaaatataaaaaCTTGTAAATACACAGTAAACAAAATCAACCATTACACATTCAGTAAACATTCAACATGGTATTAACTCTACCGTTGTTTTTTCGTCGTCAGTACTCTTCTATATCGATCTTCAGCAAACCGCTAATTTCCAGATGCTTGCCCATAAGGAACTCCAATATAATGGCGTTCCATAACTCCGCAACAAGAGCTTACACACAGAAAACAGTCCCTTCGAAGATCCACGCCTATATAAACCGTTCCCGAATCCTCACAAAGCTATTTTCCTACCCTCCAGCAGCTAGATTTCTTGAGGCTCTGCTACAAAACGGACCGTTTTCAAATATAACTGCCTTCTTAATTCTTCACGAAGTAACCGCAATTGCGCCGTTATTCTCCATCTGGTGGGTCTTATATGGATTCACAGACTTCGACGCGTCTATGCTTCCCTCATATATCACCGAAAAGATTAACCAGGGATTGCCATTTATAGAGAAGGTATGTGGCGAAAAGAGCGCTGAATTGGACAAGGAGAAGCTTGTCCTTACTGGTACATTGGCATATTTTATAGTCAAAGCTTTATATCCATTTAGAGTTCTCGCAAGTCTTTGGGGAGCTCCATATGTTGCCAGGTGGATGATCAGCCCATTCCAGAAATTACAGCGAAAATTCATAAAACGTGGAACAGGGGAACGTTGACCGTTCCACTGACCATCCAAATCATTCAAGATTAATATATAGAGCTATAAATCATATATCAGCCATCGATAAGGCCCTAGAACCTAGCTTGCTTCATAGCTGAGCctaatattaaaattatttACTATCAGTTTTCTAGCATGAAAATGAACCTGAACAACTGTAACTTGTAATCATACAACTTAGCCATTGACTAAATATTAGTAAAAGTGCAATTGCTTAGCTTTCAATATACGTTTAAATGACCCATACATGCATTGAAGAACAAAATGAATAACCAACATCATATCCAACAGAATAAGTTCTATTCCATCTCTAATCAAGGTCCAGGCAGAAATGCATGGTCTCaccaacaacagcagctaTTGGATAGTAAAGGTAATACAAACAATTCAAAATCACCGATGTTGATGGCGAATAACAACGTGTTCTCTATTGGCCCTTACCGACAGAGAAAAGATGCCAGTAGAGTATCTGTTCTAGAGAGGTTCGAAATTATTGGGTATATTGCGTCAGGGACCTACGGTAAGGTTTACAAGGCAAAAGCAAAATCTCCTGTTGCTGAAGATAGCAATTCTAGCTCTAAAAATGGGTTAATTAATGGTTCTATGTTAAATCTGGATAATAATCATGGTAATATTTCATTGAAAGACGTCGATGGTAATGTGAATGATAATTTACACATTAATGAAGAGGTGCTGAAGGACTCAATATCGCCGTCTAATAACAATGCGCCCGATCTTGGACATGGCAATAGAGGTTCGGGTAATTCCATGAAATTATCTCCTAAAAAGAAGGGCTCTACTCGATTTTACGCCATCAAGAAGTTCAAGACCGAGCGAGAGGGCGTTGAACAACTGCATTATATAGGAATTTCTCAGAGTGCGTGTCGAGAGATGTCGTTGTGCCGAGAGCTGGATAATAAGCACTTGACTAAGTTGGTGGAGATATTCCTGGAGAAGAAGAGTATTTATATGGTGTCTGAATTTGCAGAGCACGATTTGCTGCAAATAATTCACTTCCATTATCATCCAGAAAAGAGGTTGATCCCCGCTAGGATGCTGAAATCCATAATGTGGCAAATCTTGGATGGTGTTTCATACTTGCATCAAAATTGGATCCTACACAGGGATCTGAAGCCTGCTAATATCATGGTAACAGTGGATGGTTGTGTGAAGATCGGTGACCTTGGTTTAGCACGGAAATTTTATAACATGGTCCAGACATTATATACAGGTGACAAAGTTGTTGTCACTATTTGGTATCGAGCTCCTGAACTGTTGCTTGGTGCTCGGCATTACTCCCCAGCAATAGATTTATGGGCTGTGGGGTGCATATTGGCGGAATTAATTGGCTTGCGTCCTATATTCAAAGGTGAAGAAGCCAAAATGGACTCTAAAAAGAGCGTACCTTTCCAAAGTAACCAACTGCAGAGAATCTTGGAGGTTCTTGGTACTCCAACTCAACAAAACTGGCCTAATATCCACAAATACCCTGAGTATGAGCAATTGGCTAAATTTTCGAAATATAGAGATAACTTGGCAGTTTGGTACCAATCGTCTGGTGGAAGAGATAAAAGCGCGCTAGATCTCCTTTATAGATTATTGAAATACGATCCTATCACAAGAATTGACGCTATACATGCATTGGAACATGAATATTTCACGAATAATGATCCTCCAGTGGCTGAAAATGTTTTTGAGGGTTTGAATTATAAATATCCACCACGAAGGATACATACCAACGATAATGACATCATGAACTTAGGTGTGAAAAATAAGAATGTGTTCAATCCTCATAATACACAACAGCAATCGGTTAATAATGGCGGCGGGGCCAACAGTTCTATTGGTGGCCTGGGTGTAAACAGAAGGATTTTAGCTGCTGCAGCCGCTGCCGCAGCCGCAGTCCAAGGTAATAGTGGTAATATAACCTCTGGAAGCTCAAGTGCAAATGGCCCACggagaaagaagaagcgCTAAAATCATCTTGTCtttgtatatatattatatatattatatatcATGACGATAAATGACTCTTAGGTAATATACATGCACAACGGTACTTAAATTATTTATTTCTTGCCCTGTCTTCTTTTACGTTTGAAGCCAATTAACCTCTTAATATCATCCGAGAATGCACTGGTTTTAGAATCCTTAGCATCCTTAGATACCTTGGAATCCCTATATTTAGGGGAACCCTTAGTAGTATTAGAATCTTTAGACCATTTCTTCCTGGAGTCCTTGTTGCCTCTACTGTCACGATGAAAATCATTCTTTTTATGCATTTTAAACTTCTTGTTCTTGTCTGCAGCAACGTCACTTGGATCATCTTCAGCGCTTCTCTTGACTCTACCAGACTCCTTAGATTGCTTAATACGTTCTCTTCGTCTTTTCACTACGGTGGCATTTTCTAGTGCAAACTCGACGGTTAGCCTTCTCTGATCTATGCCTTCCGCATCGACtaacttcttctcttcttccGACACGCCAGCGAAAATTTCTTCACGAGTAACCCTATGAGCATTTAGCCATCTTAGTCCCATTAATGCCGATTTGTGATCCCTGAACTCTACAAAACCATATCCTTTGCTTCTACCAGTCGTTGATCCTTTGACCTCCATAATAATTTTTGCTTGCCTGATCAACCCACGTTTCTTATCCCTCTTCTTCTCGGCTTGGACTTCATCTTCAGACATGAATTTATACTTTTCTCTCGTAGATCTTGAGATCTCTTCCTTGGATAAAGGATGTCTCAAACCTTCTTTAACCTCTTTTGCAAACTCCACAACGGCATTACGAGCTAATATCTTTAAAGAAGCTTCGTTCATTGCTCTTGGAATATTTCTGATAGCTAATCTAGTCATTGAAACGTGCAATTCAGGGTTCTTTTTTATTTGCTCAACTCTTAGCTGGTAAGACTTCTGTCTAATGGCCATTTCTGCTGGTGTCAATAGCTGTGCTAATTTAGAACCCTCGACAATTTTACCTTCATTCATTAAATACAAGTTACGCCTGTCCCTTTCTGCAGGAGCAATACCAAACGCCTCTTTCCGATTAGCTGCATTACGCTCAGCATTCCTATTTGCAGTTTCCCTGTCTAGAGTAGGTGAGATCGAAAGTACTCGACCTTCGTAGACGTATTGAGGTTGCACATCATCACTAATAAGTAGAGAAGTAGAGCCGACTGCTGGTGCATTGTTGATGCAGTCTTCGTACGCTTCCTGTGTAGTAAATGCTACAAATGCAGTACCCTTGGCTAAGCCAGTTTCCTTGTCTAGAACAGGAAGAGCGTACTTCACTGGACCAAATTTAGAGAAAAATTCTTCTAGGGCCTCTTGCGTAGCATCGTAAGGTAAATTACGGATAAAGACGGAGTATGTTTCTTTTCTATTCTTAGGAGCATGTGGTTTCTCTTCTATATCTTCTGAAAGTTTGTTTGCCTCGACCAGATCATCCAAGTCAGCCTCATCCTCCTCATCTTCACTTCCTGAACTTTTTTCGGCCTCTTCTAGATCCTCTGCTTCGCTAGCAGAGCCAGTAGcgtcatcttcatctttaGGAGTATCATGCTTCTCTTTGAACTCCTCCCATCTGTTCTTTTGAACTGCAAAATCGACCGCAACTTGTCTACCGTCGATCTTCAAGTCCTTACATTCTTCAATGGCCTTTTTACAGTTGGaaatcttcttcatagTGACAAACGCAAAACCACGCAACCTGCCATCTGGATTCCTTGGAATGCTAGCTTCTACAACGGTACCAAATCTTCCAAagattttttttaatttattGGAATCACGGCAAGACCAGGGCATATTCCTGATAATTAACTTTGGTTTTCCCTTCATAATAGattctgcttcttcttgctcAGTTTTCTCTTCTGGAACAACATCTTCAATAGACTCCTGATCTTCTGACTCTTTATCAGCCATCTTAGTACTTTCACGCTCCCTTCTCTTAGCAAAATGAATCTTCAATAAGCGACCTTTGAAAGCAGTTTTCCTACCAGCCGCTAAAGCGGCTGCAGTATCCGCTTCCACAGCAAAAGAGACAAAACCAAACCCTCTATTTACACCTTCATCGTCTCTAACAATTACGGCATGCTTAACTGGCACGAACTGTGAAAAGAAATCCAAAAACTCATCATCGGTAGCATCTGAAGGAAGATTACGCACAAAAAGCGTTTTCTTATCAATTTTTTGGTCCTTGGAATCATCTATAGTAGCAGACATGGTGATCAATGATCCTTTTAAGCTGCGTCTGATGCTATATTAAGTGTTTAAATGAGCGATGAGATGTGAGTACTACTGAAATTTTTCATATTggaaaaaaaaaaaaaaaagaaatagTCTTTCAGCAATAATAAACCACGAAAGAACAAGACAGATGAGCAGTTATAAAGTGTTTAATTGGCCTCCTTGAGGCTTTAGTGCTTGATTATGTTACTAGATGGTGATACATTGTGCGGGTTAAACCAGTCAGAaattttgatgaaaatcAATAAACTAGATATTGGTACTTTTAGGCGAATATTACAAATATGGTTAGAAAATTTCCCTCCAACTAAAATAGACAGCGAACATTATGAAGAGCTCTCTAAATTTGGATTGCGTGCGTTAGGCCAACTAGTTGTGACCGAACTATGGCCTAGTGGATTTAATTTGTTTCAATTGGCTCAACTGGATGTTAGTGCAGTGATTTTAGATAAGGTTACGTTAGAGTGGGTGGCTTCTGGCACGCGTGATAAAGATGGAGAGCCTGTCAAAATCCCAATTAATTTTAAGAGATTTGAGAATGGGTTGAAATCTTTAATTGGCAAGTTGCACGATTGTCATGTTTACTCAGAACGGCATCCTGTGCTACCCTTAGTGATCTGTAGAGTTCAGCTATTTGAATGCAATACTTCTCGATTGATGTCACATAAGCCATTTTATGTTGCAATCCCCACTGGATATAGAGTACTTTACCACTCAGCACAGAAAGATGTACATTCGCAGTATATCTTGCAATGCCTTTTAATACTGCTAAGGAAAGACAGCGCTGTTGTACAATTGAACCAGATCTCACCTGCAATTAGAGGAACACTTACCGATGTGAACATGCGCTACGGAGCCTGCTTTGGAAGGGATCTTCAGGGTGTTTGGACAGCCTATCTCGATAAAAATATTGAGCCATCGCCTCTCGATAGTCCGGAGAAGCATCCAAGTGTTGTTGGTGTTCCTGCTAAAAGAAGACCTACcgatgatgacgatgagAACGTTAAGTGGAAGCAAGAACGATCTATGATAATGTTTAAAGGGTCAAAATATGGCATTAAAAGGAAAAAAAAGTACCTAAATAAAAGGTCACAACAGCGAATATATAGACTGCACGGTGATAATAAAGAGAATAATAATAGTGATGACGATAGTGTAGACGAATATGAATCTCTAATTCCAGTAAGAAACGTATCCTTCTCTGTAAAGGACAATGAACGTGGCCTGAACTTTAAGCTACGGTTGCAGGGCAACGACGTTTTTGGTGGACTCCACGAATTGTGTTCTAAACAGCAGCTGGACATAGATTACTTACCAAGTTGGTTAACTGGAGAACACGGAGACTCATCTGGAATTGTCGAAGATGGAAAATTTAAGAAGTTAAATAGAGCAGGAATTATTTAGATATAACTATAACTTTCCCATTGCTTCGCGCAATATGACTGTCAATTGGGGCTGATTATCGGGGATTAGTTTTTTAATGCGTTTTAATGCATTTATATCCTTTTCTTTGGAAGCAATTTGAATAGCGTCGCAATAGGAACCACAGTCCAAGTACATGTCAATCTTTTTTTGAGCTGATAAACCAGTTATCATATCAATATAAACTGCAGCTTCCTTTTTATGTCCCATCTTAAACGTGCCTTCATAGAAGGGCATATAACCAATTGGCGATTTCTTCTCCTTTGCAAAATTAAATAGTTCTTCAAATCGTCCCAATTTGCACAATGTTTTGCATTTAATCTGGTAAAACTTTCTGTCACTTAACTTAAATGTCTTGACCAGCTTAACCACATGCCTTTCCTGTCCCATTTCGATTAGGGTGGTCAATGTATTGTCCATTGTCATATTATTGAAATCGCGATGGAACAGAGTTGTAAGCTCATGTTGATATTCATAGAGCGAGTTGTACCTTGTTAGCAGTTCTTTATTTTCGCTCACTAATGGATTATCTACCACAAATCCTAGAAGATTTATTATCTGTGGGAAGTATGAGGATAACTCATTGTTTTTTTGACCTTCTTCAAACAATACCTGTGCTAGTTCTTGGAATTTGTCGGTTTGTCGGTAGAAATCATACAAAAATTTCCAGTTATTACGTTCATAAAACAACATTAGCTGATTTTCTTTCATCACTAACATCAAGATCTTGGTAAATTGGGCAACCGTTAACTTATCCCTCAAGATTAGTAACAATGTCAAAATTAAAGTTGGATCATTCGTTTTGACAGCCTCTATTAATGCCAGTTCGACCTCATCCATATCTAGTAATAACTGTAACTTTTGTTTGGGGTGGGTACTATCTAACGTCAAGTTCTTTGCAAGTTCAAATCTTCCCTCAAGGAATGCAGTCCGAGCAATATTTATCATGGGCGGAGCTACCGTCTGTCTAGCGGCTTGGTTTTTAATCACAAGATATAGCTGCATGTCTTCAAGCTCAGGAGATAGCTTAATCTTGGCAAGTGCCCATTCCTGAAAAATATCTGCTAGTCTATTATGATGCTTTAGGAAATTGCAAATTTGAATACATTTATGAAACTTTCGCAACCTCAGTAACCTACTTAGTATTCCATCAACTGTAAACCCATCCAACTGTTTCGCAGTGATCGACAACCCCAACTGCGAAAGCGTGTTGAGTACTCGCAGTAAATTGCAAGTATCTACAAAAACCTTGGGATCGAAGGAATCACTAGACAAAGAGTCTTTTCCAAAAGATGCAGCAGACAAAAGCCTCTTCTGCCAGTAAGGCGAAAATTCATCTCTAGCAGCTAGCGTACATTCCAATACTGCTTGTTCGAGATTGATCACTTTTAGATTTTCAATGGCCTTCGGTGCGTGATTCGATAATAATTCAAGTGAATCCAATAAAATCGCGCTTGACTCAGTAGAACCAATTGAGAATATTTTGGAAGTATATTTCTCCACCTTGGAAATAAAATTCGTAGCACTCGAAGTTAGCACCTTCAATCCATCAATTTCTGTCCTTAGATCTATTATCATATCCGGATACCAAAATGTGATGTACGACCCTTGAGGGCCAATTAACTTCACTTCTCCCCCACCGTGAGAACAATAGGCCACAGTATCATTCCCACACCATGCAATTATATCTGGATTTTCTTCCAATGTTTGTTCCAGCAAAAACTTTGACGGACTCTTGTAAATTGCTAGATTACTCAACCTAAAATTGAATAAACACACAAATCCCTTAGGAGATATCTTAACGGTTTGCCACGATGAGCCTGAAATAGCCTTCTCAAAGCTCTTAGTAGAAACCGTTAAATGAAACACAGTTTTATTTCCCAATAAAACAACCAAATCTTTCTGGGCATACCAGTGGTGTTTTGTAGCCAACGTAAACCGATCTTCATTTTTGCAAAGCAAATCAAATGAATCATCATAATACCTATATATATCTTGACTAGACTGTAAAACAACAATCCCATTCTTGTAATCCCAGATAATGTCGCCTATTTCTTCAGGTAATTTTGCATCTTTACTAATTAAAGGAAACCAACCATCAACTTTCCGTATTCTATCTTGCAATACTAAAATGAACCGCTCGTCCTCATCAAAACAAAATGTTACTATCTTCGAAGGTAAATTGTTAACATCTAATTGCCATATTAGCTCACCATTATAATTATAGCAATGAATCTTCTGGTCAAAACAAAGCGCGCAGAGTGTTGTTGAGAAAGTTTGAATTAATTCTTTATTATGGCTCCAATCCCAAACCCCTAGCTGTCGACTTCTATAGAAAACATCTGATAACCTCTCCCAACCTAAACTAGGGTTCATTTCGGTCATTTAGTTGTTTGTATGTGTGGTAACAAATTCATCTGTTGATTACTCTATAAATCTC
This window contains:
- the MRX11 gene encoding Mrx11p (Syntenic homolog of Ashbya gossypii AGL248C; Syntenic homolog of Saccharomyces cerevisiae YPL041C), which gives rise to MVLTLPLFFRRQYSSISIFSKPLISRCLPIRNSNIMAFHNSATRAYTQKTVPSKIHAYINRSRILTKLFSYPPAARFLEALLQNGPFSNITAFLILHEVTAIAPLFSIWWVLYGFTDFDASMLPSYITEKINQGLPFIEKVCGEKSAELDKEKLVLTGTLAYFIVKALYPFRVLASLWGAPYVARWMISPFQKLQRKFIKRGTGER
- the SSN3 gene encoding cyclin-dependent serine/threonine protein kinase SSN3 (Syntenic homolog of Ashbya gossypii AGL249C; Syntenic homolog of Saccharomyces cerevisiae YPL042C (SSN3)) — protein: MNNQHHIQQNKFYSISNQGPGRNAWSHQQQQLLDSKGNTNNSKSPMLMANNNVFSIGPYRQRKDASRVSVLERFEIIGYIASGTYGKVYKAKAKSPVAEDSNSSSKNGLINGSMLNLDNNHGNISLKDVDGNVNDNLHINEEVLKDSISPSNNNAPDLGHGNRGSGNSMKLSPKKKGSTRFYAIKKFKTEREGVEQLHYIGISQSACREMSLCRELDNKHLTKLVEIFLEKKSIYMVSEFAEHDLLQIIHFHYHPEKRLIPARMLKSIMWQILDGVSYLHQNWILHRDLKPANIMVTVDGCVKIGDLGLARKFYNMVQTLYTGDKVVVTIWYRAPELLLGARHYSPAIDLWAVGCILAELIGLRPIFKGEEAKMDSKKSVPFQSNQLQRILEVLGTPTQQNWPNIHKYPEYEQLAKFSKYRDNLAVWYQSSGGRDKSALDLLYRLLKYDPITRIDAIHALEHEYFTNNDPPVAENVFEGLNYKYPPRRIHTNDNDIMNLGVKNKNVFNPHNTQQQSVNNGGGANSSIGGLGVNRRILAAAAAAAAAVQGNSGNITSGSSSANGPRRKKKR
- the NOP4 gene encoding mRNA-binding ribosome biosynthesis protein NOP4 (Syntenic homolog of Ashbya gossypii AGL250W; Syntenic homolog of Saccharomyces cerevisiae YPL043W (NOP4)), producing the protein MSATIDDSKDQKIDKKTLFVRNLPSDATDDEFLDFFSQFVPVKHAVIVRDDEGVNRGFGFVSFAVEADTAAALAAGRKTAFKGRLLKIHFAKRRERESTKMADKESEDQESIEDVVPEEKTEQEEAESIMKGKPKLIIRNMPWSCRDSNKLKKIFGRFGTVVEASIPRNPDGRLRGFAFVTMKKISNCKKAIEECKDLKIDGRQVAVDFAVQKNRWEEFKEKHDTPKDEDDATGSASEAEDLEEAEKSSGSEDEEDEADLDDLVEANKLSEDIEEKPHAPKNRKETYSVFIRNLPYDATQEALEEFFSKFGPVKYALPVLDKETGLAKGTAFVAFTTQEAYEDCINNAPAVGSTSLLISDDVQPQYVYEGRVLSISPTLDRETANRNAERNAANRKEAFGIAPAERDRRNLYLMNEGKIVEGSKLAQLLTPAEMAIRQKSYQLRVEQIKKNPELHVSMTRLAIRNIPRAMNEASLKILARNAVVEFAKEVKEGLRHPLSKEEISRSTREKYKFMSEDEVQAEKKRDKKRGLIRQAKIIMEVKGSTTGRSKGYGFVEFRDHKSALMGLRWLNAHRVTREEIFAGVSEEEKKLVDAEGIDQRRLTVEFALENATVVKRRRERIKQSKESGRVKRSAEDDPSDVAADKNKKFKMHKKNDFHRDSRGNKDSRKKWSKDSNTTKGSPKYRDSKVSKDAKDSKTSAFSDDIKRLIGFKRKRRQGKK
- the CHL4 gene encoding Chl4p (Syntenic homolog of Ashbya gossypii AGL251C; Syntenic homolog of Saccharomyces cerevisiae YDR254W (CHL4)); amino-acid sequence: MLLDGDTLCGLNQSEILMKINKLDIGTFRRILQIWLENFPPTKIDSEHYEELSKFGLRALGQLVVTELWPSGFNLFQLAQLDVSAVILDKVTLEWVASGTRDKDGEPVKIPINFKRFENGLKSLIGKLHDCHVYSERHPVLPLVICRVQLFECNTSRLMSHKPFYVAIPTGYRVLYHSAQKDVHSQYILQCLLILLRKDSAVVQLNQISPAIRGTLTDVNMRYGACFGRDLQGVWTAYLDKNIEPSPLDSPEKHPSVVGVPAKRRPTDDDDENVKWKQERSMIMFKGSKYGIKRKKKYLNKRSQQRIYRLHGDNKENNNSDDDSVDEYESLIPVRNVSFSVKDNERGLNFKLRLQGNDVFGGLHELCSKQQLDIDYLPSWLTGEHGDSSGIVEDGKFKKLNRAGII
- the VPS16 gene encoding tethering complex subunit VPS16 (Syntenic homolog of Ashbya gossypii AGL252W; Syntenic homolog of Saccharomyces cerevisiae YPL045W (VPS16)), which translates into the protein MTEMNPSLGWERLSDVFYRSRQLGVWDWSHNKELIQTFSTTLCALCFDQKIHCYNYNGELIWQLDVNNLPSKIVTFCFDEDERFILVLQDRIRKVDGWFPLISKDAKLPEEIGDIIWDYKNGIVVLQSSQDIYRYYDDSFDLLCKNEDRFTLATKHHWYAQKDLVVLLGNKTVFHLTVSTKSFEKAISGSSWQTVKISPKGFVCLFNFRLSNLAIYKSPSKFLLEQTLEENPDIIAWCGNDTVAYCSHGGGEVKLIGPQGSYITFWYPDMIIDLRTEIDGLKVLTSSATNFISKVEKYTSKIFSIGSTESSAILLDSLELLSNHAPKAIENLKVINLEQAVLECTLAARDEFSPYWQKRLLSAASFGKDSLSSDSFDPKVFVDTCNLLRVLNTLSQLGLSITAKQLDGFTVDGILSRLLRLRKFHKCIQICNFLKHHNRLADIFQEWALAKIKLSPELEDMQLYLVIKNQAARQTVAPPMINIARTAFLEGRFELAKNLTLDSTHPKQKLQLLLDMDEVELALIEAVKTNDPTLILTLLLILRDKLTVAQFTKILMLVMKENQLMLFYERNNWKFLYDFYRQTDKFQELAQVLFEEGQKNNELSSYFPQIINLLGFVVDNPLVSENKELLTRYNSLYEYQHELTTLFHRDFNNMTMDNTLTTLIEMGQERHVVKLVKTFKLSDRKFYQIKCKTLCKLGRFEELFNFAKEKKSPIGYMPFYEGTFKMGHKKEAAVYIDMITGLSAQKKIDMYLDCGSYCDAIQIASKEKDINALKRIKKLIPDNQPQLTVILREAMGKL